From a single Lolium rigidum isolate FL_2022 chromosome 7, APGP_CSIRO_Lrig_0.1, whole genome shotgun sequence genomic region:
- the LOC124674198 gene encoding fasciclin-like arabinogalactan protein 14, translated as MASLRAATATLLLLTLASSAAATYTKFNITEILSESPEFSTFNSLLSKTNLSEEINNRQTITVLVVDDSAARAITSLPADVQKNVLAVHVILDYYDPMKLDTIAKKTALLTTLFQTTGAATNRMGFLNYTQGADDQMAFGSAEPGAPLSSQLVKVVACRPYNLAVMQVSEAIIPPSIGSSGKGPDPQAKSYGSSPSPASSIEKAEGPEASVQTTEAEVEALKSSDDASALDVDDPSPAAVDAPESSQPAKSADAAKGVPTSAGNTVLVCTSFGFIGLVMLMI; from the coding sequence ATGGCATCTCTAAGGGCCGCCACCGCCACACTGCTCCTCCTCACCCTCGCGTCGTCCGCCGCGGCCACATATACCAAGTTCAACATCACCGAGATCCTTAGCGAGTCACCAGAGTTCTCGACCTTCAACAGCCTCCTCTCAAAAACGAATCTCTCCGAGGAGATCAACAATCGGCAGACCATCACCGTGCTCGTGGTAGACGATTCTGCCGCCAGGGCCATCACGTCGCTGCCCGCCGACGTGCAGAAGAACGTGCTGGCCGTGCACGTCATCCTCGACTACTACGACCCCATGAAACTCGACACCATCGCAAAGAAGACGGCGCTGCTCACCACGCTATTCCAGACGACCGGCGCCGCGACCAACCGCATGGGGTTCTTGAACTACACCCAGGGAGCGGACGACCAGATGGCGTTTGGCTCGGCCGAGCCCGGCGCACCGCTCAGCTCGCAGTTGGTGAAGGTCGTTGCTTGCCGGCCTTACAACCTCGCCGTCATGCAGGTCAGCGAAGCAATCATCCCGCCGAGCATCGGCTCATCGGGCAAGGGACCCGATCCTCAAGCGAAGTCCTATGGTTCGTCGCCATCACCGGCATCGTCGATCGAGAAAGCGGAAGGTCCTGAAGCGAGCGTCCAGACCACCGAGGCTGAGGTTGAGGCGCTCAAATCATCCGATGATGCCAGTGCTCTAGACGTTGACGATCCTTCCCCTGCAGCTGTGGATGCACCCGAATCATCTCAACCAGCGAAGAGTGCTGACGCGGCCAAAGGCGTGCCCACCTCGGCGGGAAATACGGTGCTAGTTTGCACAAGTTTTGGGTTCATCGGGCTTGTGATGTTGATGATATAA